GTCGAGCGCCGCCAGGCTGGAGCGGTAGGTGCGTGACCACTGCAGCGCAAAGCAGCCGGGCAAACTGAAATCGGTGTGGGTGAGGGTTTCGCTGCCACGGGCGAAGCTGATGCTGCGGCAGGTCGAGGGGCAGCC
This region of Pseudomonas urmiensis genomic DNA includes:
- a CDS encoding DUF6531 domain-containing protein; the protein is GCPSTCRSISFARGSETLTHTDFSLPGCFALQWSRTYRSSLAALDRGVFGARWITPFSTCLDVLKQGVLYHAADGRSH